From Tripterygium wilfordii isolate XIE 37 chromosome 13, ASM1340144v1, whole genome shotgun sequence, the proteins below share one genomic window:
- the LOC120012680 gene encoding exopolygalacturonase-like has product MAITWRAPASAFLLLSLVLATCEARPRGAPGTVVGQATRTVADIARHDARNSKRDPNEKIFNVLDFGATPDGKKMSTMIIVIRTLLPKVDCSKKKKTVLVLQAFQKAFSAACQWKGKTRVLVPRGVFLVGALILQGPCQGPPPFIVQVSGTVKAVTDISEYADGVWVLFDGINGLVLTGGGTFDGQGAQSWQYADCKTNPDCQPLPVSIKFNHISNAIIRGITSLNSMGFHLGIVLSENIRAYNIHLIAPADSPNTDGIHISQSRLIKVARSVIATGDDCLSVIRDSSDVSVKKVTCGPGHGISIGSLGKYPDEHLTSKVIVKNCTLLNTDNGVRIKTKAGSVRGQASGIIFQDIIMKDVRNPIIIDQNYESSKGKVSFFSFSDYLKLRQTPLYLTFEFCVVQSSLVKISDVHFINIRGTTSSNVGVNLLCSNQNPCQNVQLANIDLHYTGPQRGLPLSSSCANARINYAGVQNPPPCR; this is encoded by the exons ATGGCCATTACATGGAGAGCTCCTGCAAGTGCCTTTCTCCTCTTGAGTTTAGTTCTGGCAACATGTGAAGCTAGGCCTCGTGGTGCACCTGGTACAGTGGTTGGACAGGCTACCCGTACAGTGGCTGATATTGCTCGCCACGATGCTAGGAATTCCAAGAGAGACCCTAATGAAAAAATCTTCAACGTCTTAGATTTTGGTGCTACACCTGATGGGAAAAAAATGAGCACAATG ATCATTGTCATCCGAACCTTACTCCCAAAAGTtgattgttcaaaaaaaaaaaaaactgttcttGTTTTGCAGGCATTCCAGAAGGCATTCAGTGCTGCATGCCAATGGAAGGGAAAGACACGAGTACTTGTTCCTCGGGGAGTTTTCTTAGTAGGGGCCCTCATCCTTCAAGGGCCATGCCAGGGTCCACCTCCTTTCATCGTTCAAGTCTCAGGAACCGTGAAAGCAGTGACTGATATAAGCGAATATGCTGATGGTGTTTGGGTCCTATTTGACGGAATCAATGGCTTAGTACTTACTGGTGGAGGCACCTTTGATGGCCAAGGTGCTCAAAGTTGGCAATATGCGGATTGCAAAACAAATCCTGACTGCCAACCACTCCCAGTC TCAATAAAATTCAATCACATATCAAATGCAATCATTAGAGGAATCACTTCACTTAATAGTATGGGATTCCACCTTGGAATTGTTCTCAGCGAAAATATCAGGGCATACAACATTCACCTAATTGCACCTGCTGATAGCCCCAACACTGATGGAATCCATATCAGCCAATCCAGACTGATCAAAGTCGCCAGAAGTGTCATTGCTACAGGTGATGATTGCCTCTCTGTCATTCGTGACAGCTCCGACGTTAGCGTCAAGAAAGTGACCTGCGGCCCCGGACATGGCATCAG TATTGGTAGTCTAGGCAAGTACCCAGATGAGCACCTCACATCTAAAGTGATTGTGAAGAACTGCACATTATTAAACACAGATAATGGAGTAAGAATCAAAACAAAGGCAGGATCAGTCAGGGGTCAAGCTTCGGGGATCATATTCCAGGACATTATCATGAAAGATGTTAGAAACCCCATCATCATAGATCAGAACTACGAATCCAGCAAGGGAAAGGttagcttcttttctttttctgactACTTAAAATTGAGACAAACTCCATTGTACCTAACTTTTGAGTTCTGTGTTGTGCAGTCATCACTTGTAAAGATCAGCGACGTCCATTTCATCAACATTAGAGGAACCACATCCTCAAATGTCGGTGTCAATCTTCTGTGCAGCAACCAAAATCCTTGCCAGAATGTTCAACTTGCCAACATTGATTTGCACTACACTGGTCCACAGAGAGGATTGCCCCTGTCTTCATCATGTGCTAATGCAAGAATAAACTATGCCGGTGTCCAAAACCCTCCACCTTGTCGATAG